The nucleotide sequence ACTTACCCCCCCAAAGTATCtaactatttttttaatgctgaaatTAGACAATAAAGTGCACAACGTAAAACCAGATCAAAGATAAAAATCACTGATGTATATTGTGAATGACTACTTTCCAGTATTAAAGGAcgagtgtgtaggatttagtgggatctagtggtgaggttgcagactaAACCAACTGAACCCCCCCGGCTTCCCCCTCTAAGCGTGCAGGAAATTCTACCGCGAAACTAACGTAAAATGCacaaaaggtcctctctagagccagtatttggtttgtccattctgggccactgtagaaacatggcggtgcaacatggcagcctctgtggaagaggaacCACTCCTATgtatataaagggctcattctaatgtaacgaaaacacaacaattcttattttcaggtgattatacactaatgaaaacatacttatgaatgttatattccatttctgccaatatttctgccaataggtacccctaaatcttacacactggtcctttaacactTATGTAGAGCCAATGACATTTGTTCTCTTTAATGGATGTGATAATGTGATTTCAGCTGTAGTAAAGTACTCTACTGTCTTCAAAAAGGACTTAAGTAAAATGAACTTTTCTCCAAAAGTACATAAAAAGCTGCAGTTGCAGAAGGTAATGACATTAGTTACTTCTACTCTTGGGttgctccctctctttcttgCCTTGTATGGAAATGAGGAAAAGTGGATAGAGGATGGATTGTGGTAATAAACTTCCTCTGGaatttgaaaaatgtctctgtctctccgcAAAGTTTGGTGAAGTGGATAGAGGACGGCGTCCCTGAGGATCCCTTCCTAAACCCGGAGCTGATGAAGAACAACCCGTGGGTGGAGAAAGGAAAGTGCATCCTTCTCTAGAAGAAGCCGTCCACCCTGCCAAAACCTTCCAATTTTAAGCgtgctgaccaacacacacctacagaacACACCCTGAACCTGACCCCCCCCACCTGCCCGTCGAGGCCATGGCAGGACAGCGCCTCCTAACCTCTCACCTTGAATGTACAACAGCTGATATCCCCAACCtcccctgaacacacacatccccaGCAAgggcacataaacacacactgacagacacacactctcacactgacACTCCTAACGTTGGGTTTTTCCCAGACTGCCACACTTTCACTGCAAGTTTATTCCTGCCACGTCAATGCATCATTACTATGATATGACGACGATGATCAATACTCCTACTATATGTCTCTATATGGATATATGACAATATATGACGACTTATATGATGGATATATGATGGATATATGACAACTTATTTATGCAGCTGCCAGTCACTAGCTTTCTCTCTGTTCTTACAATTGACTTCTCTACTCTTCATTGTTagcatagtttttttttccttccgcTTCTGATGAGCTGATGAGCTCTAGTAAACTAAACTGTAGAGTCACATTCTCACTGCCAGAATGACTGCAGATCTGCTGGCTTAGTTTTGTTTCATGGTGAAATATTAACCACTTCCTCCTACAAAATGATCACTATC is from Thunnus maccoyii chromosome 18, fThuMac1.1, whole genome shotgun sequence and encodes:
- the gng13b gene encoding guanine nucleotide-binding protein G(I)/G(S)/G(O) subunit gamma-13b — protein: MDEMDLPQMKKEVESLKYQLAFKREKSSKTVTDLVKWIEDGVPEDPFLNPELMKNNPWVEKGKCILL